In bacterium YEK0313, the DNA window GGCGATCGGCCGCGACCGCGAGGCCGGGCGCAAGCTGATCGACCGGGACGACGAAAAGGCGCTCGGCGCGGTGTGCCATGTCGCCGGCATCGACGCCCATATCTACGAGGCGCTGGTCCATGCCTGGCGCGTCGCGGCCGGCCGGCCGCTGACCGACATCCACAAGACGCCGGTGCGCTTCCGCCTAATGCGCACGGCCGAGATCGACCGCATCGTCAGCCGCCTGCCGCTGGCACGCGTCCGGCCGCCGATCGAATTTCCGGTGTGAAGGTGGCGAGTGGCGAAGGAGGAGGCCGAGCTATTGAGAGATAGCAAAGCCCTCGACGCCTGATTCCCTACTCGCCACTCGCTATTCGCCCTGCCCGTTCATTCCGCCGCGTCGGCCCAGGGTTTCAGGGGCAGGTCGAGCGCGAGCCAGGTCTCGATGAGGCTCGCGGCGAGATCGTCGATCATCGCATCCGTGTGGGCCGGCCCCGGCGTGATCCGCAAGCGTTCGGTGCCGCGCGGCACGGTCGGATAGTTGATCGGCTGGATGTAGATGCCGTGCTGGCGCAGCAGGCGGTCGCTCGCGGCCTTGCATTTCTCCGCATCGCCCACCAGCACCGGCACGATATGGGTTTCGCTCGCCATGACCGGCAGGCCGGCGAGCGCCAGCACCCGCTTGGTGCGCGCGGCCTGGCGCTGCTGCGCGTTGCGTTCGCGATCGGAAGCCTTGAGGTGGCGGATCGAGGCCGCCGCGGCGCTGGCGATCGCCGGGGGCAGGGCGGTGGTGAAGATGAAGCCGGCGGCATGGCTGCGCACCGCGTCGATCACGATGGCGTCGCCCGCGATATAGCCGCCCATCACGCCGAAGGCCTTGCCGAGCGTGCCTTCGACAATGTCGAGCCGATGCATGACGCCGTCGCGCTCGGCAATGCCGCCGCCGCGCGGGCCATACATGCCCACCGCATGGACCTCGTCAATATAGGTCATGGCGCGGTAGCGGTCCGCGAGGTCGCAGATGGCGGCGATCGGGCTGGTGTCGCCGTCCATCGAATAGACGCTCTCGAACACGATCAGCTTGTTGCGCTCGGCGCCGGCGGCCTTCAGCAGCTCTTCCAGGTGATCCAGATCATTGTGCCGGAACACCTGCTTCTCGCAGCCCGACTGGCGCACGCCCTCGATCATCGAATTGTGGTTGAGCGCGTCCGACAGGATCAGGCAGCCCGGGATCAGCCGGGCGAGCGTTGAAATGCCGGTCTGGTTGGAGACGTAGCCCGAGGTGAAGACGAGGGCCGCCTCCTTGCCGTGCAGGTCGGCGAGCTCGCGCTCCAGCTCGACCACCGGATGGGACGTGCCGGAAATGTTGCGCGTGCCGCCGGCGCCGGTGCCCATGCGGCGGGCGCAGCCGGCCATGGCCTCGATGACGTCGGGATGGTGGCCCATGCCGAGATAGTCGTTGGAGCACCAGATGACGACGTCGCGCACGCCTTCGGGGCCATGCCAGGCGGCACGCGGGAAACGGCCGACCGAACGCTCGAGATCGGCGAAGACGCGATAGCGGCGCTCGTCCTTCAATCGCGCGACGGCATCTTCGAAGAAGCGTTTATAGGTCATGGCTCGTCCGGTCCGCCCCGGGGCCGCCGCGAAGGCGGTCCCGCGACCGCGGGAACCCGGCAGGCGCCACGCGATCGCGATCAAACAGATCCCGTGCGGCTTAGCACAGTTCTAATCTGCCGTCCTATGACGAATCGTCCTAGCGGGCGAACGGCGAGCAGGGCTGCAACCGCGCGCGCCGCGTCATTCCACGCGCTATTCGCCACCGAGCATTCGCCGCGGGGCAGCCGCTCACAGCCCATGCAGGCGCATCAGGGCCTCGAAATGCTTGCTGGCCTGATAGTCCAGCACCTGCATCCATTCGCGCGCCGTCTGCTTCTGCTGCGGCTCGGGAATGATCTTCAGTGGCAGGCCGGTCGACAGGGCGAGGATCTGCTGCCGGCAGGCACGCTCCAGGTAGTAGAGATCGTCGAAGGCGACCGCCACCGTCGGCCCGCCAACCGTTACGCCGTGATGGTCGAGAAAGATGATGTCGGCCTCGGGATTGTCCTTCTGCGCCTGGGCGATGCGCTCGCCCTCCTCCGCGGTCAGGGCGACGCCGCCGAAGCCCTGATAGGCGGTGCGGCCGAGGAAGCGGCAGGCGGTCTGGTGTGCCATTTCCAGCCGGCCGCCCTCGACCATCGTGAGCGCGGTCGCATGCGGCATGTGCACGTGCAGGATCGCCTGGTGCCTGGGATTGGCGCGGTGGCCGGCAATGTGGATGTTGCGCGCCGAGGCCTCGACCTCGCCCCAGCCCTCGTGGATCGTGCCGTCGCCGTCGATGAGCAGGAGGTCGTCCGGGCGCATCTCGGCCCAGTGGATGCCGTAGGGATTGATCAGGAAGCGCTCCTCGGCGCCCGGTACCACCACCGAGAAGTGATTGCAGACGCCCTCGTTGAGCTCGAAGCGCGCGGCAAGGCGGAAGGCCGCGGCGAGCTCGCGGCGCAAGGTCTTCACATCGGTGATCTTCACGTCGGCGGTCATCGGCCCTGTCCCTGGATGTCCCTGTTGGCGACCAGCGGGCCCAACGAAAAGCGCCCGCGGAGGTCCGCAGGCGCTGTTATGGGGCAGGAACGGGCAAAGGGCGATGCGCAGGCCGCGCAACGCTGCCGTGTGGCGCTATTTCGGCGCCAGGATCATGATCATCTGCTTGCCTTCCAGCCGGCTTTCCTGCTCGACCTTGGCAATGGCCACGGTATCGGCCTTGACCCGATCGAGCACCTTCACGCCGATATCGACATGGGCCATTTCGCGGCCGCGGAAGCGCAGGGTCACCTTGACCTTGTCGCCTTCCTCGAAGAACCGCTTCATGGCCTTCATCTTGGTGTCGTAGTCGTGGTCGTCGATACCCGGGCGCAGCTTGATTTCCTTGACCTCGACCGTCTTCTGGTTCCGGCGGGCCTCGGCGGCCTTCTTCTGCTCCTGGAACTTGAACTTGCCGTAGTCCATGATCTTGCAGACGGGCGGCACGGCATTCGGGGCGACCTCGACGAGATCAAGGCCGGCCTCCGTCGCCATCTGAACGGCGTCGCGCGTCGGAACCACGCCGCGGTTCTCACCTTCGGCGTCGATCAACTGGACTTCGCGGACACGGATCATGTCGTTGATGCGCGGACCGTCTCGTTCGACGGGGGCGGCGGCTCTCATTGGTCTGCGAATGGGGACTTCTCCTCAAGGACATCAAAGGGTTCGGCTGGCTCCAGCGCGCGGCATCCCCTTCGCGGGAACGAACGCAGGCGCGGCTGAGCATCCGGAAGGACCGGAAGATCGGTAGAATTGCTGCGGAAGTCAATGGTTCGCGACGATTTTCGCGCGGCCAGCGGGGTTCAGAAGGCCGCGATAGACGGCGAGCACGTCCTGCTGCATCCGATCG includes these proteins:
- the hemA_2 gene encoding 5-aminolevulinate synthase, whose protein sequence is MTYKRFFEDAVARLKDERRYRVFADLERSVGRFPRAAWHGPEGVRDVVIWCSNDYLGMGHHPDVIEAMAGCARRMGTGAGGTRNISGTSHPVVELERELADLHGKEAALVFTSGYVSNQTGISTLARLIPGCLILSDALNHNSMIEGVRQSGCEKQVFRHNDLDHLEELLKAAGAERNKLIVFESVYSMDGDTSPIAAICDLADRYRAMTYIDEVHAVGMYGPRGGGIAERDGVMHRLDIVEGTLGKAFGVMGGYIAGDAIVIDAVRSHAAGFIFTTALPPAIASAAAASIRHLKASDRERNAQQRQAARTKRVLALAGLPVMASETHIVPVLVGDAEKCKAASDRLLRQHGIYIQPINYPTVPRGTERLRITPGPAHTDAMIDDLAASLIETWLALDLPLKPWADAAE
- the novR gene encoding Decarboxylase NovR encodes the protein MTADVKITDVKTLRRELAAAFRLAARFELNEGVCNHFSVVVPGAEERFLINPYGIHWAEMRPDDLLLIDGDGTIHEGWGEVEASARNIHIAGHRANPRHQAILHVHMPHATALTMVEGGRLEMAHQTACRFLGRTAYQGFGGVALTAEEGERIAQAQKDNPEADIIFLDHHGVTVGGPTVAVAFDDLYYLERACRQQILALSTGLPLKIIPEPQQKQTAREWMQVLDYQASKHFEALMRLHGL
- the infC gene encoding Translation initiation factor IF-3; the protein is MRAAAPVERDGPRINDMIRVREVQLIDAEGENRGVVPTRDAVQMATEAGLDLVEVAPNAVPPVCKIMDYGKFKFQEQKKAAEARRNQKTVEVKEIKLRPGIDDHDYDTKMKAMKRFFEEGDKVKVTLRFRGREMAHVDIGVKVLDRVKADTVAIAKVEQESRLEGKQMIMILAPK